Proteins encoded in a region of the Homalodisca vitripennis isolate AUS2020 unplaced genomic scaffold, UT_GWSS_2.1 ScUCBcl_5043;HRSCAF=11562, whole genome shotgun sequence genome:
- the LOC124373196 gene encoding uncharacterized protein LOC124373196 has translation MWIFVPLTISIIATASGYVATVDAQPYWSYQGYPGSPSYNGWSAPTGNEELGLLQMVSRRRNDKCRLWGGMDEVSGIPGLRNGIQYSYFDIIKATMNEIFDNFGIDRRDAYIYADNMCTRNSENISLLPDREVVNMLCSHVHETVKKENL, from the exons ATGTGGATTTTTGTACCTTTGACAATCTCGATAATCGCTACTGCTTCCGGATATGTGGCAACAGTGGACGCACAACCTTATTGGAGTTATCAG GGTTATCCTGGGAGTCCCTCCTACAACGGCTGGAGTGCTCCAACTGGGAATGAAGAGCTTGGGTTGCTACAAATGGTTTCCAGACGGCGTAATGACAAATGTCGACTGTGGGGTGGAATGGATGAGGTCTCCGGCATTCCAGGATTAAGAAATGGTATTCAATATTCATATTTCGACATCATAAAGGCAACCATGAATGAAATTTTTGACAACTTTGGAATTGACAGAAGAGACGCATACATATACGCTGATAATATGTGTACCAGGAATTCAGAGAATATATCATTACTACCCGACAGAGAGGTGGTGAACATGCTTTGCTCTCATGTTCATGAGACAGTGAAAAAGGAAAATTTGTAA